The Setaria viridis chromosome 6, Setaria_viridis_v4.0, whole genome shotgun sequence genome includes the window tgggccggcggcggcggcggcggcgcgtgcaggAGTTCACGCCGTGGCAGGTGGCGCTGCTGGGGTACCAGTCGCTGGGCGTGGTGTACGGCGACATCGGAACGTCGCCGCTGTACACCTTCTCGTCGTTCACGCTGCCGGACCCCAGCAAGGACGACCTGCTCGGCATCCTCAGCCTCATCCTCTGGACGCTCACCCTCGTCAGCCTCGTCAAGTACGTCTTCATCGTGCTCCATGCAGACGACCACGGAGAAGGTATATACGCGTACCTGCACGTGCTAGATGCTATATGTACAAATCATGTTCATGTTTTTTCCGTTCTTCTTCTGTGACCATGATTTGAAATGTGGAGttggattagatcgatctaggAGCAACGCCTGTGACACTTAAGAATGTGTcaacgaaaaaaaaaatctaccccTTAACAGACTGCATGCATCGCCTAGGATCTAGCGAAAGTCCGGTGTCAGTTTGGTGAAAAAAATGGCCGACTTTTTCGGATAGCCAACTGAAAAACTGCTCGTGTAGTCGTATCAGTAGAAATACGCGAATGCTActgattttattttcttaaaaaCATACTGATCGAAATGAGGAGGCAAAGTACGCACAACGTATCTCCAAAAAGGCGAATATATGTTTCGAATCGTTGCATTAGACAGATTATACTTTCTATTTCCTCTCAAAGCATGGTTTTGATGAACTACTAAAGAATATGATGCGACGTGATGATGTTGTGATAAGCTGTACAGGTTAACTGTCTGACTGCATCTGTGCAGGTGGTACCTTTGCCCTGTACTCGCTACTGCGTCAGCATGTGAATTTCACCGGGAAGAAGATGCCGGTGCCTGTGACACGGTTGGCATCTGACTCCAATCTCAAGTTCCACAGCAAGAAGAGCAGCCTGCAACCGAGGATGCTCAAGTTCTTGGAAGGAAGTGTGATTGCACAGGCGGTCATCACCTACCTTGTGCTGATTGGGACCTGCATGGTGATGGGTGATGGTGCCCTCACTCCGTCCATCTCAGGtacaaatgatttttttttacagcGCGGGTTATGGTTATCCTAGAATAGTAGAATAGCGAGGACTCTCGGTAGTGAAcaaaaatatgcaaaaaaaaaaagagcaactGAAACAATGGTGTAACAACACTGGTGTGAGAATGATAGACATTTCAGTACAAAACATGTAAACCAAATAATTTGTGAAACTCATACAATGCCATAGACAGACTTCACCCAATCAGCTATGCAAGAATTGAATTAGACTTCTTATTCTCCCAAGATTTTATATATCCCCTTCCAAATACATTAATTAATCCCATACAAGCAATGTTGTCTGGTTCTTCAGGGCAACTTCCATATCCTAATCCCTTTCAAGCCATGTCGTTTGTCCCTCATCCGCGTAGTAGTTATTGTCTTTTCAATTAAAATTTGATACGACTAAATTCCAGGTCAATTATCTTTTGGATTTCCTGATGCTGTTCTCTTAAATTTTATCCAGTTCTATCAGCTGTTCAGGGAATCCAATCAAGATCTTCTAGAATTACACAAGGTAACACTGGTTATATTTTAAACTATTCTATGAGCTACCATTTATGATCATGATATTCTGGCCAGAccaataatttttatttttgcaaggAATGAGTAACATTTTATATTGCTTATTATTTCAGGTCATGTTGTCCTCCTATGCGTGATTATCCTGgtcttccttttcctttaccAACGATATGGCACAAGCAAAGTCAGCTTCACTTTTACCCCAATTATGCTTGTGTGGTTCGTGTTAATTGCATCAATTGGACTATACAATATGATCAAGTATTATCCCCCAGTTCTGAAAGCCATATCACCACACTACATATATATGTTCTTCGCGAAGAACAAAAAGGCTGGCTGGGAGCAACTAGGAACAGTTGTTTTGTGCATAACAGGTCAGACTTGTAACCTAACAGCACTATTTTTTATTTCAACAAGAAACATGCAATATAATTACATAATGTTATTCTTCATGTAAGACTACGAGAAACAAGcaatatttatgattttttgtAATCTAGTACTACTAGCCAGTTAATCACCACACAAGTAAATAGCTGGGGTTGTTATCAGGTGCTGAAGCTATGTTTGCTGACTTGGGTCATTTCAACAAGAAATCAATCCAGGTAATTAATGTGGTTGTTTTCATATTATATAAATAAGAAACCATtagttattttctttttctttttttgagaaGCCATTaattattttcctttcctttgccTTGCAGATGGCATACTCGTGCCTAGTTTATCCATCGTTGATCCTTGCATATGCCGGTCAGGCAGCATTTTTGATCAAGAACCCATCTAAGCTCAGCAGTACATTTTATAGTAGCATACCAGAGCCACTGTTTTGGCCCATGTTTGTTGTGGCTACTTTGTCTGCCATCGTCGCAAGCCAGGCATTGATATCTGCCAGTTTCTCCATCATCAAGCAATCAATTGCTTTAGGTTGTTTTCCTAGAGTCACCATGAAGCATACCTCTAAAAAATATGAAGGCCAAGTATACTCTCCAGAGATTAACTACTTCTTGATGATAGCTTGTATCTTGATTACCGTTGGTTTTAAGGGTGGACCAGAGATTGGGCAAGCCTATGGTAAGCAATTTAGAACATGCTTATATTAGTTTGTTTGTTACTTTTCTTCATCGTTTTGGGGTACGCACATTGTGGGTTGAAAGCGCACATGTTTAGTTTGAGCTGAAATGGTAGCACATAAAGTTTAAATAGCAATTTATAGAAACATCATGGTTATATAGCAATTTTATAGAAACATCATGGTTAGCctaatgctacagtaaacagTATTGCTACAATTGCATCTCCACTCGGATAGATACATGGTATTTAAATAGCAAGCTTTGGTAAACGATGTACATAATAGAAGACATCATCTGATTACCTTTTTCCTTTCGGACTGCAGGTGTTGCAGTGATATGGGTAATGCTTATTACAACACATTTGATCACAGTGGTCATGGTAATAATATGGCAAACTAATATTGCATTAGCTGGATCATTTTATGCTGTCTACGCTATCCTCGAAGGTCTTTTCACAATTTCACTTCTATACAAGATTGCACAAGGTGGTTGGGTTCCATTTGCAATAACAGCATTTTTCCTTATAATTACTCTTTCTTGGACCTATGGACGAAGCAAAAGGAATGAATATGAAACAAACAACTTGATGGATAGGCAAGAATTCATTAAAACAGTTACTATGAGCAACAGAGTACCTGGAGTATGCATCTTTTGCACAGACTTGATGAATGGCATCCCACCAATTGTGCGTCATTATGTTCAGCATATGGGTTGCCTCCGCGAACTGATGGTGTTTGTCACTGTGAGGTATCTTCCTGTTACATCTGTCCTTCCTGAAGAGCGGTTCCTCTTCGACAGACAGGAGCCTTTTGGAGTTTACAGGTGCATAGTGCAATATGGTTATATGGACAATCAGAATATGGATGATGATGAGTATGTTGGATCAATCATTGCATCCCTAAAGGAAATAGCTCAAAGTGCTGATGAGGTCGCGATGATGGATTCAGCCTTGGCAAATGGATCAACCTTTGTATTTGGAAGGGTCATTTTAAAGATGGGTGACAAGCAAAATTGTTTCAAGCGCTTTATTATTAATAACCTTTACAGATTCCTGCAAAAGAACTTCAGGTCCAACCTTTCCAGTCTAAAGATAGCTCCTAGTAAGACCTTGCAGATTGGAATACAATATGAGATTTGAGTAGAGGAACTTTACACAGGTTGAGATGCTACGTGAGATTTTAGGAGATGCAGATGTAAGGAGTTTAGGTGTTTCTTATATGTAGTTGGTAACTCCATTAAACTATTCATTTTAACAAGGTTTTTGTTTCACAAGGGtactatatatatttttgaagCATGGTGATTTTCCTTTAATCCGATTCGGAATATATGATGGTGAAGTGAAGTGTTGGTGATCGCCAATGATTTTCTTCTTGCAGCGTACAAACAAAATTGTTTCATTCTACTATCATGCAAAATATCAGCAAGGGACATCATGTACATAGTACACTATTGTATTATTTGAACTTTTGTCTTTCTATCAACATGGAGAGTGTTTTCCCTTTTCTTCCAAACATAAGTCAAAATCTTTGAAGCACTGGATCAGAATGAGGACGCATATCTCAGGCTTATATACAGTAAAAGAATAAGTGGCGACAACGAAATATCAAATGTTTTTTTATCCTAAGGAATTGCATATACACCTTAGTACTAGCAGAAAATTCAAATGCCTTCATTTTTATACCACCAAACTGCATAGTTTTGGCGGCACCTCCTCCTCGAGCGCCTTGTTGAATCTTttataaaaatgaaaaaggtCAACGATTTAGCTTCTTCAGAACGCATAGTTTTTTTAACATGAGAATGGAATATCCACAAGTCCACAAGCTAGCATTCTTGATTCATGACGTATAGCTAAAGTTACGGTCGGATTTGGATAGCTATCTGTTGGACAGAAAGGCTTAATGGGTTATGTGAAACTTCCATCTGTTATGAGCTCAGTAGGTCCCGGTCAGTTGAGTTTCCTCTCTCAGTATTCCCTCGCAAAATTCAGTCAAGATCTTTTGGTGCCATAGCCAAAATTCGAACATCACAAACTCTGAATTAAGATAGCTGCAAGCAAGGAGACAAGGTTGCCTTGCAGAATAATCACTACCTGCCTTCACGAAATAGTTTTGTGAATGGCTCAGGCTCAATCGACTGTGCATAACAAGAGCAACTATGCCTCTGTACATATCAAGGTAATTCGGATCTCGGAAGGTGCGGCCTGAACTGgatcaataaaaaaaaatcctttcaATGCTGAGGAGTGCCTCTTCATACATACGAAGCTAAGTTATTTCTATTGCTTGTCTTGATTACTAAACTCTTACTGCAGCATCATCGGTACATATTTATatatgaagtatgaacttttcAGTCAGATCAATCTTCAGGATTGCATATCGCCACCAAAATATCATATTTCATGGAGTCCCTAACTGATTGCTTTATGCAATCATATGTAGAGTAACATAGCTACAGTAATCTAAACCTCGAATTTGAATTTACAGCGAGGAGAATATTGGAACACCGGGTATGCTGACACCTGAGTCTACAACGAAGATGTTGCCAGTCACATACGACGATGCTTCATGAATCAGGAAACGGACCAGCGATGTCAGTGCTGGATCAGTAGTGCCATGTTCCTTAAGCGGCACTATCTTTGAAGCGACAGTGTTCAACCATCTCTTTTGCAACAGAGGAGCAGTTATCTCTGATTTGAACAGCCCTGGCGCAATTGCGTTCACTCTGATGCCATATGCTCCCAA containing:
- the LOC117861577 gene encoding potassium transporter 26, producing the protein MGRRRRRRRVQEFTPWQVALLGYQSLGVVYGDIGTSPLYTFSSFTLPDPSKDDLLGILSLILWTLTLVSLVKYVFIVLHADDHGEGGTFALYSLLRQHVNFTGKKMPVPVTRLASDSNLKFHSKKSSLQPRMLKFLEGSVIAQAVITYLVLIGTCMVMGDGALTPSISVLSAVQGIQSRSSRITQGHVVLLCVIILVFLFLYQRYGTSKVSFTFTPIMLVWFVLIASIGLYNMIKYYPPVLKAISPHYIYMFFAKNKKAGWEQLGTVVLCITGAEAMFADLGHFNKKSIQMAYSCLVYPSLILAYAGQAAFLIKNPSKLSSTFYSSIPEPLFWPMFVVATLSAIVASQALISASFSIIKQSIALGCFPRVTMKHTSKKYEGQVYSPEINYFLMIACILITVGFKGGPEIGQAYGVAVIWVMLITTHLITVVMVIIWQTNIALAGSFYAVYAILEGLFTISLLYKIAQGGWVPFAITAFFLIITLSWTYGRSKRNEYETNNLMDRQEFIKTVTMSNRVPGVCIFCTDLMNGIPPIVRHYVQHMGCLRELMVFVTVRYLPVTSVLPEERFLFDRQEPFGVYRCIVQYGYMDNQNMDDDEYVGSIIASLKEIAQSADEVAMMDSALANGSTFVFGRVILKMGDKQNCFKRFIINNLYRFLQKNFRSNLSSLKIAPSKTLQIGIQYEI